A stretch of DNA from Malus sylvestris chromosome 9, drMalSylv7.2, whole genome shotgun sequence:
AAGGCAAGGATAGtcagatgcaacgactcgatatctagagcagccttccaaaaaagacttccagcagaccacccattattcagaaaattgatcatgaaagaagatctaactctggcaaacTCTTTCGCTCTGGCAGAAAAGcgtgcactttgggacgaggttcattaatgcacattcaaggacttgaagaagtatcCAACATCACATTCCTACTATCCAAACCGGAAGCAGCAGAGGACTTAGTCgtatgtttgacggtatctaaagcaACAATAAGCTATaccatcatacgagaagagctgagGGCTCGACTACCTATAttccacagttcaaaagctctcatcgatgctatcagaaattcaaaagctaactttggcaatAGTTGTTACAACCCgaaagctcaagttttaccttcaaacacaCACAGTAATTCTCATGACGCACTATGCCACCCAATCCAAacgcgcgacgataaaggtgtagaccctggcggatgcaaagttttctgacgaacgtaacaactcggcccaaaagacatgccaagggcagacgaacactgGAATAACACATTTGAAAGCAAGTTTTATCTTCGTCGtcccaaaagattctacataggagcaacatgtaccggcagttgagcatctcctgctacGTGTAACATGGTCATAGCTCCACAACTCCCTACCAAGCATTCACGatgcaacagagcggcccaacgacACCCCGAAAGTAGCTGAGCACGCCCTAGCCGCGCCTACTCCACCCGACGAAAACTTCTAGCATTTGCATGTTGACGgggcatccaactacaaaggctcaaAAGCAGGCGTAGTTCTTGTCACCCCAAACAATTCAATACCCGAacaggcgatcactctaggcttcaaagcatccaacaatcGAGCAGAGTACGAAACCCTACTAGCAGTCCTCTTAATAGCAAAAAGACTTGGCTGTGAAAAAGctcgcaattcattctgattcccaactaatcactagccagattacttgaggcatttcagatTTACACCATCACTCAAGTTTCATAAGCAGACAATGTTCACGTGGACGCACTAGCCGGCCTAGGCTCTACCCTTGACCACCAACTCAAACGCTCTATTTCGGTAGAGTATCTAGACTAGTCGAGCATAAAGGCGAAGCCAGCAGCCgaggtgtcacaggttagtataACTCCAAACTAACAAGATTCCATCGTAGATTGCCTGATCAATGGCACATTCCCCACAAAAAGATTGGAGTCTAAGAAGCTCCAAATCAAGGCAACACGCTACTACAAGTGGAATGGCATTCTCATTCGAAAAATCCTACACCGGAACACATCTCTGCTGCCTAGCGCCTCCCGATGACTTGAATGtcctaagctcaatccacgaaggcgtttatggaaatcactccgAATGTCGATCCTTAGCACAAAAGACTCATAATGCAGGCTACTACTGgtctaccatgcaccaagacgctaaggagttagtacaaaagtacgACCGTTGCCAACGCTACAAGCCAGTACTAGCACTGCCTGTCAGCGAGCTACACCCGTAGACGAGTCCTTAGCCGTTCATGTAGTGGGCAATCAACCTGGTAGAACCTTTGCCGCTTGCTATTGGGGGTAGAGGCATGATGATtatggcaaccgactacttcaccaaatgggtaggaGCAGAGCCCAAGATGGCCACaattcagacggacatagagcacttcatatggaggaacatcatttgccaaTTTGGCGTCCCTCAGTCCATCATCACCGACAATAGCCCGCAATTCGTGGGCTAAGATGTGGCGAAGTTCTTTCAAAAGTAtagcatcaagcagcacatgtccatgccaagatatcctcaaggtaGTGGCGGGCCGAAACATCGAACAAGATGATCCTCAACTGCTTCAAGAAATCCCttaccaacaagaagggaaaatggccagatgaactccccagatgtctatgggcatatcgcaccaccaaaagatgagcagccggtgaaactcctttctctttggcatttggctcggaagcaatcattcatctCAATGTCATCAAGCCAAGTATCACCACACTACTACTAAGCATTGAGCAGAATAGTAAGGAGGTgaccacaagcttagatctggtAAAGAACAAGCGCGAGCAGACCATCACTTGCATCACAGCCTACCAGCAACAACTCATTTCCAACTACAATAAAaaggccaagatccggcagttccgGCCCGAATATCTAGtcttaagaaaagccttcatcactgcccgcagagaaggctccaaaatgaTGGATCttatctgggaaggtccgtacaagatcagcagagtaggcggtaagagtaattacaccctcgccaccatgaaacgataaaaagatcaaaaagaaatgaaacacctacaatctgaagaagtaccatgtgtgacctcccgctacatcaaagcctgaagactcaagaagcttgacgggcaccacctcacaacccgaggactatccagttgttatgcagttcctaccttatagctaagttctcgttcgtttcactcctTTTTCAATGGGAAATTcaaaagtaatcacaacttggctcggctatgcttacaacaactaatcactcatgcacttcaaaaaaAGATTGTGCCCTTCTTAAGGACTCATGGCAAGAATTACGCCCTCCGAGTGactaaccatgctctccagtgcgatagggtaaaTTAATTgatctccagtgcgagagggtaaaccaattccccgacacccacataGGTCAGCTCTttaagacgggaggataaactttacactccgaatatacAGACGTGGATAAGCCTGgatgccctagtataactagatgcacgatggcttgcgccgggattcctagcagtagccacaatggtctttttcaaggcttagctaactgaaggattttgggtcctTTGGCCTAATCCGTGAGGAACTGGGCCCTAGAGACagagggggcacattatgcagtaCGCCTTGCAGACGGCTGCcgtggaaccctaaagctgttaccaagtgcactaaggtagcctatggTATCCAGAAGACTGCCTATAGCTTGCCCTTTGAGCAATAAAGCCGCGCTAgccttatacaaccgcacattctagtgaaaggttaaacaagctagcgcacatatacgaagctttatccactgtCGACATgttacgtagtcgataagcttcacctctgccaagcacgGAACAACCTActccaagtcctaaagtgttgtgatacatgctacgcaacctacggaattggagaaagtcaaggttaacagcctaatGGTTACacagacttgtctgcttctgtaagtaaggtatccggctgccaaccctatggctaacaactttgcaaagttcaacacaaacacctacggctgcataggctacgcgaacttgtctgcttataaaaaagtagcatgcctgccactggtctattaagtctaaaggttagggcataaacaaaagaagcaaagatgaagaaaagtgaaggaagcatgtttataaacaattagCAAATGCCGaaagagttcaagcaaaacaagagctacaaggaaaaacaaataaaatcctaaaggctacctagaagactacagcAGCTtagacatcccacgactactcagtcgctacaccttcagcagccacgacactcttagcagcggcatcatccgacGCTTAACCCTCggctgccccagcctgggcactaacttctccaactacgtcaccaatggaagcctcaaaagtaaaagcaagcaagtcttcaggagaaatagagaaggtctcgaaacctcaagcccatcattctcacccttcagctacTCATTCTTCTCAAGCAAACCAACACGGACGTGCTGCAGCTCatccatttccttcttcaaactttcgttgatcttcagtacaccttgaagttctaACACTTGAGTTTCAAGCCTATCaacgattctcttgaagtggatcacttgattataagcagcaatcaactcttcatcctttgcataagcagcgaaatgaagctcagaaactgcaaactcaagatcttgaatctgaggtatgcaacatccaatctccttctctgcactttcatacttaacttggattgcatcaagcctagtcttcaagtcaatgaTCTCGTGGCAAGTGGTCTCAAGTTACAGAGAAGTAGaggcagaaatattagacctCTTCAAAGCAACAAGCTCAAAATCCAACCTCTTGATTTTCTCGGTTGAAAaataagcttcagctgccatagtcttcgccacctccttggcagccttgttatatatgcatcatagcaagcataACAGTCCTTCaatattgggtcgtatgcttagcaaaggaacttgggcaaacaacctttctactgtcatcaacaaacttggcataaGCATtcatgtcttcaagcagatctagtttcaaaagcacatagatCTCAGCAACCTCCCCAGAAGCAgacttagtggatttctcacagctgacCACGCGAGCAGTCTCCTCCTTCCTAGCAGGCGAATCAGTTTCAGCAGTAAAGGGAGTGGGCCTTCGTGCCACTTTAGCAACAAAGTCCACCTTATCGATattcatagtagcaagcctctccaaaggtgaaccagacttagcttCTAACAGACATCTtagtacagacttcggcactaggggcatgacaaaacctttacgctgagcaatcctatcagcaatcgtactagccattctcgacatggcaGGCACAAcaggctcagatctagcagccttattttttcttcccattggaagaagttatGTTAATCACTGGCATCTCGGTAGCAGGTAGACCCTCATGAACAGTGGAAGAAGTCTTCAATTTTTCTCaaccggcatctcttgagcaggcagggaagatctcttctttccaccttcattcatagtaggctccacgacagcgattagacgagccaatgcatccgccttgatcctctttacctcatctttcaAGAGTAGTCCGCATTTCTCTCGGCGAAGAGAACTAAGCAGCCAACATcattcacggtactcagcaGAGGAGCTCAACCTAGCATTCTAGCAAGCAGGAGGCATACATACCTAgcattccagcagcccatgaggCCTACGACCTCCTCATTTCTTTCAGTCACCAACTTGGCTCAAGTCAGGTCCAAGAGctaaaggacatgagccatacggctcgcctagcactgcgcctcAGTGCCACAATCCATGGCCCCAACCGCACAAGCTACCCTTGGCTCTAGGCAAGCCAAGCAGCCTAAGCAGTGGTTCCTGCCACGACACATCCTCGGTCCATGCCGAGCCGGCTTCTGGCCCTTGCTAGTCGACGTGCCACACCATCCCGACGACTgccccgcaatagcactatccaagaaaaagacaagaaaaaattaaatttttcataCATCGGTGCGACacggagaagacaaagaaatcaatgaaagacggtcctttgcacgggcaagatgtaaaagattgctaaaggagggggaacaaatatcctctaagctctctctcttatagggtagaataaattgctctccaaagttgatttaataacccacttaaggtggacttaaatacgtcttgagagaaatttatttccctttcctagaatgacctaatttcctattaaagagggaatctacatcaaaatatgaaacaattcaaagtttcctaatgcaagaaaatctctacacctgttgcccaTTTCTACGAGcaacccaacaggtgtgggggcatttgtggagcaaaaaataatcacaaggcgacacgtggatctttggacaaaagaggacaaaaatacccttgaggtacaacgGGATTTCTAtgcgcgagcagcgggcaatcatccttcaactaaatcaaaagtgtccaaaataggtaacaattcaaaacttatctcatcaaatcccttctacaaggtaactcccaaaacctatttcattccatatattttttacctcactttcccttttttagctaatcaattagctatttatttcattcattccataacctcccaaaaacattccttttattatgttaattagccaattaatatatttattcctaATCAATATGTTAATGGCTAATTAAATCACCACATAACACCAAAAAAAACAacccaaaggccggccaccttttctCCAAAGGGGACCGGCCATATCTCTATAAAAAGCTCTCCATTCTCTCCCAAAAGGAAACTTCCAACCCTTGCTAAAATTCTCTAGAATTctcaaacactttttctctctaaattctaactttggcatcaaaggttcttcggccaaaccccccccccccaattcatcatgggcgcgtgaggctcttggccttgacctaagatgttaattgttttgtaggtgccattttgtccaagatcaaggaggaagaaatttgcatccatactTGTTCCATAAGGAAACAATAAAGGACACAAATATATTCTTCCTAAAACATGACTCTAAtatttacacaatatttacattcattttctccTAAATATTGACTCACACCAATAGAACCCATtccacatcaaatttcaacgatctttaccgtctattttgtaagcttcggttcatagatcatccttgtaaAAATTCAACTCAATCTGGAACCATTTGACCATTTaattatcacgatgaaatttcaatgtttattagACCATAGTgtttgtcaatttctttgaactcaagtacatgcctcaaatatttccgatttagctaatattttgcaagaatgatctatgagaTGCAACTTAAAACATAAGTggtttggatcattgaaattcgATATGGTATGGGACCCACAACTAATcctcatattttttaaaaataaaaattgagatCCATTCCCTTAAAGGTAGGCTCTCTATGAAGGAAACTCATCAATTTCAATCCTTCTCAAGATGGTCGGATTAGAAGGGATGAGTTTTCTTCCAATCTAATCCCCTCAAAATGAAAAAAGTCATAAAAACTCATTTCTTCTAATCCTACCATCTTGAGAAGGATTGAAATTTATAAGTTTCCTTCATAGAAAGGGGATTGTAGTATTACAATCCCACAATGCCCTCCGAACATTTATGTTATTGTTAGGCCCTCTTCTCTTCTTTGAGTActcttttcactttttttctcTTAAGCACAACGCTCACCTGGCTAGCACAAGCACCACAATAATGAAAACCATAATCCACCCACGCCACATTTTAAGGTCATCAAGGGCGTTTTAGTACTTTAACATCAAACTTTGGCTAATCTagcaggaaaaaaaattatggagtTATTCATTCTAATCCAATCCATCCAATATATCAAAAGAGCCCAGACAATGagatcaacaatttttttttcttaaatgttAAACGATCATTGTGTTCTAGGCTAAATATATTAAGgtcatgtgtttttgttgttgaaattttaAGATTTGGCAACAATACTTACATATATTTGATATAATTACCATCTCGATAATCAGATGGTGATTGTATTAAATAAATCTAATCACATGAATTATTTATAACCGTGATTgtataaatacatataaatattgTATTCAGTCTAAAATCTCAAGTTTTAACTAAAATGGATGAACGAAAGTGTTGTTGTTGGGCCTAATAAGCCCAATGGAAATATTACGAAGTCCAATTTCAATAGGCCCAATGTAAGTATTAAAATAGGCACAATACAATTGAAAGTAGGAGGAGGTTTCTATTTGATTCACGATCATTCAACAGAATCAACAGCTGCCGTCGATTAATAAGAATCCAACGCTCCTAAGAACACAAATAAAATTGGATTACCAGCAAACTAAAACTGGTCAATGCAACACGTGATAATTCCTCTCGGTCGCCCTCAACCGTATATATATAACACACAAACCACAAGAGATAACAAAAGCCCACCTCTTTTTCATCCTGGTCAATGTAAGCAAGTCTTcaggagaaatagagaaggtctcgaaacctcAAGCTCATTATTCTCACCCTTTAGCTACTCATTCTTCTCAAGCAGACCAACATGGACGTGCTGCAGCTCatccatttccttcttcaaactttcgttgatcttcagtacaccttgaagttctaACACTTGAGTTTCAAGCCTATCAatgattctcttgaagtggatcacttgattataagcagcaatcaactcttcatcctttgcataagcagcgaaatgaagctcagaaactgcaaactcaagatcttgaatctgaggtatgtaacatccaatctccttctctgcactttcatacttaacttggattgcatcaagcctagtcttcaagtcaatgaTCTCGTGGCAAGCGGTCTCAAGTTACAGAGAAGTGGAGGCaaaaatattagaccccttcaaagcaacaagctCAAAATCCAACCTCTTGATTTTCTCGGTTGAGAaataagcttcagctgccatAGTCTTCACCACCTCCTTGGCAACCTTGttatatatgcatcatagcaagtatagcagtcattctatattgggtcgtatgcttaGCAAAgaaacttgggcaaacaacctttctactgtcatcaacaaacttggcataaGCATtcatgtcttcaagcagatctagtttcaaaagcacatagatctcagcaacctccccagaagcaggcttagtggatttctcacagctgacCACGCGAGCAGTCTCCTCCTTCCTAGCAGGCGAATCAGTTTCAACAGCAAAGGGAGTGGGCCTTTGTGCCACTTTAGCAACAAAGTCCACATTATAGCTattcatagtagcaagcctctccaaaggtgaaccggacttagCTTCTAACAGACATCTTAGTACAGACTTTGGCACTAGGGGCATGACAAAACAtttacgctgagcaatcctatcagcaatcgtactagccattcaTAACATGGCAGGCGCAAcaggctcagatctagcagccttattttttcttcccattggaagaagttatGTTAATCACTGGCATCTCGGTAACAGGTAGACCCTCATGAATAGTGGAAGAAGTCTTTAATTTTTCTCaaccggcatctcttgagcaggcagggaagatctcttctttccaccttcattcatagtaggctCTACGACAGCGAttagacgagccaatgcatccgctttgatcctctttacctcatctttcgGGAGTAGTCTACCTTTCTCTCGGCGAAGAGAACTAAGCAGCCAACATCATTCACAGTACTCAACATATGAGCTCAACCTAGCATTCTAGCAAGCAGAAAGCATACATACCTAgcattccagcagcccatgaggCCCACGACCTCCTCATTTCCCTCAGTCGCCAACTtggcccgagtcaggtccaagagctaaaggacatgagccatacggctcgcctagcactgcgcctcAGCGCCACAATCCATGGCCCCAACCGCACAAGCTACCCTTTGCTCTAGGCAAGCAAAGCAGCCCAAGCAATGGTTCCTACCACGACACATCTTCGGTCCATGCCGAGCcagctcctggcccctgccagtcGACGTGCCACACCATCCCGACGGTTgccccgcaatagcactatccaagaaaaagaaaagaaaaaattaaatttttcataCATCGGTGCGacacggagaagacgaagaaatcaatgaaagacggtcctttgcacgggcaagatcaaggaggaagaaatttgcatccatactTGTTCCATAAGGAAACAATAAAGGATACAAATATATTCTTCCTAAAACATGACTCTAATATTTACACAATATTTATATTCATTTTCTCCTAAATATTGACTCACGCCAATAGAACCCATtccacatcaaatttcaacgatcttaaccgtctattttgtaagcttcggttcatagatcatccttgtaaAAATTCAACTCAATCTGGAACCATTTGACCATTTaattatcacgatgaaatttcaatgtttattagAACATAGTgtttgtcaatttctttgaactcaagtacatgcctcaaatatttccgatttagctaatattttgcaagaatgatctatgagaTGCAACTTAAAACATAGGTggtttggatcattgaaatttgatatgGTCTGGGACCCACAACTAATCCTcatatttttgaaaaataaaaattgggaTCCATTCCCTTAAAGGTAGGCTCTCTATGAAGGAAACTCATCAATTTCAATCCTTCTCAAGATGGTCGGATTAGAAGGGATGAGTTTTCTTCCAATCTAATCCCCTCAAAATGAAAAAAGTCATGAAAACTCATCTCTTCTAATCCTACCATCTTGAGAAGGATTGAAATTTATAAGTTTCCTTCATAGAAAGGGACAATGCCCTCCGAACATTTATGTTATTGTTAGGCCCTCTTCTCTTCTTTGAGTActcttttcactttttttctcTTAAGCACAACGCTCACCTGGCTAGCACAAGTACCACAATAATGAAAACCATAATCCACCCACGCCACATTTTAAGGTCATCAAGGGCGTTTTAGTACTTTAACATCAAACTTTGGCTAATCTagcaggaaaaaaaattatggagtTATTCATTCTAATCCAATCCATCCAATATATCAAAAGAGCCCAGACAATGAgatcaacattttttttttcttaaatgttATACGATTATTGTGTTCTGGGCTAAATATATTAAGgtcatgtgtttttgttgttgaaattttaAGATTTGGCAACAATACTTACATATATTTGATATAATTACCATCTCGACAGTCAGATAGTTATTGTATTAAATAAATCTAATCACATGAATTATATATAACCGTGATTgtataaatacatataaatattgTATTCAGTCTAAAATCTTAAGTTTTAACTAAAATGGATGAACGAAAGTGTTGTTGTTGGGCCTAATAAGCCCAATGGAAATATTACGAAGTCCAATTTCAATAGGCCCAATGTAAGTATTAAAATAGGCACAATACAATTGAAAGTAGGAGGAGGTTTATATTTGATTCACGATCATTCAACAGAATCAACAGCTGCCGTCGATTAATAAGAATCCAACGCTCCtaagaaatcaaacaaaattgGATTACCACCAAACTAAAACTGGTCAATGCAACACGTGATAATTCCTCTCGGTCGCCCTCAACCGTATATATATAACACACAAACCACAAGAGATAACAAAAGCCCACCTCTTTTGAGCCACACTCCCTCCGCGTTGaaaccctaaatccccaaatctTCTACCTCGCAAACCTCTTCGTTTTCTCCACTCAGAAAGCATCGATCTCGATTGGATTTCAGGTACGAGCATTCATCTTCGATTGTATTTTTcgtttgattttgaattttttttttttttgtatattttatttaCGATTCCAAGTGTTTTGCATCTTATTTATTTTCGATTGTTCATATATTTAAGAAATCTCAGTTATTTGTGTTTTAGGGTTAGTGGAAAGATATTGGATTGATTGATATTTTTGAATTGGATTAtggatttttaattattattccGGTTTTGTTGAGCTGCGGTGATTattaatgttaaaaatttaCCGATGGATATTTACTTCAAAGATGATTATATAAACCGTAAGCTCCCAAGGCAGTGGGAGGAGCCCAGGGCTCTGACCGCGTGCCTGTTGAAGAATGAGCCGGCGACTCATAGGCAGTGGTTTGGTTAAGGGAACCCACTGGAGCCTTAGCGAAAGCGAGTCTTGATAGGGCAATTGTCACTGAACCTGGGTGATCTATCCATGATCAGGATGAAGCTTGGGTGAAACTAAGTGGAGGTCCGAACCAACTGATGATACTTACCCGATGATACTTTTGGGTTTTCGTATAAAGTTTGTTGCTTTGAAGTATACGTATAGAGTACTTTCCCTTGTATATGATTCGTATAATCGTGTGCCAATCCGATTGTCGGTCTTTTAACATGTGAGAATCGCAGTAAGAGTGCATTACTTAGTGTAGCTATAACCAGCTAAAGTGCTATTTTTTATATCTTCTGCAAACAGTGAGTTGACAATCAAAGTGATTGAGAAACTTTGGTGGATTTATCAAtagtaatttcaaattttcgtaGAAAGTTTGTTACTTTGAAGTTGATGCATGGAGTATATTCCCTTACATATTTGAACATCTCTCAACGTGTGAAAGTTGCAAGAGCGCATTACTCTGCATAGTTTTATGGTTATACCGAACCAATGaacttttttatatatttttgtgaaCAGTGAGTTGACAATAGGAGTGAGTGACAAAGTTTGGTGAACTGACTGGTTTATGTTATTCTTTGTAATTATTTATGATCTCCATTGGCATAAATCATCAAGTCATGTTGTTTGAGATGTGGAAAATTATGTGACATGCTGACAATGACACTCTTAAATCTTTAGAATTTAAATTTTCAGTATTCTTGATTCAGGAACACTGCACATTATCTGCTACTTTCAGATTTTCAAGGAAGTTCAACGGTGAAGCTTCTTTTATGTCCGAGAAGGCCATTTTCCATTTGGGATCAATTGGGTTGCTTGGAGAGTACTTTCCTTGGTCAAGGAAGAAGAACAGACCCTTGTTAAAAGGAAATAGCTGTATGCATCAGTTGCCATATCAGGAATATTCTGAGTTTCATGGTTGCTACTGGGTGCAGCCTTCCATAACTGCAGAACATCAATCTTCTCTCGAGTTAGAGGACGATATCGCAGCTGTGTACACTTTGACTTCCGGC
This window harbors:
- the LOC126583815 gene encoding uncharacterized protein LOC126583815; its protein translation is MGRKNKAARSEPVVPAMSRMASTIADRIAQRKGFVMPLVPKSVLRCLLEAKSGSPLERLATMNIDKVDFVAKVARRPTPFTAETDSPARKEETARVVSCEKSTKSASGEVAEIYVLLKLDLLEDMNAYAKFVDDSRKVVCPSSFAKHTTQY